TCCTTCTGCTCGCCGAGCTGGATATAGGGCCCGAAGCGGCCGGCCTTCACCGCGACGTCGAGCCCGGTCTCGGGGTCCTTGCCGAGGATACGGTCGGCGCTCTCGGCGCCGTCGGCCGCAAGCGGGCGGGTGTAGCGGCACTCCGGATAGTTGGAGCAGCCGACGAAGGCGCCGAACTTGCCGGCTTTCAGATTGAGTCGTCCGGTGCCGCAGGTCGGGCACTGCCTGGGATCGCCGCCATCGGCGCGCGGCGGGTAGATATGCGGACCCAGCATCTCGTCGAGCGCATCGAGCACTTCGGCGACGCGAAGGTCCTTGATGTCATTCACAGCGCCGATGAAATCCTCCCAGAAATCCTTCAGCACCTGCTGCCAGGAGATCTCGTTGTTGGAGATGCGGTCGAGCTGCTCCTCGAGGTCGGCGGTGAAGTCGTACTCGACGTAGCGCGAGAAGAAGTTCTCCAGGAACGCGACCACGACGCGGCCCTTGTCCTCGCCATGCAGCCGCTTCTTCTCCAGCTTGACGTAGCCGCGATCCTTCAGCACCTGCAGGATCGAGGCGTAGGTCGAGGGACGGCCGATGCCGAGCTCTTCCATCCGCTTCACCAGCGAGGCCTCGGAGAAGCGCGGCGGCGGCTCGGTGAAGTGCTGGGTGACGGCGAGGCTCTGGCGCTTCACCGCTTCGCCCTCGCTCATCGCGGGCAGGCGGCGCGAATCCTCATCCTCCTCGTCGTCGCGGCTTTCCTGGTAGAGTGCGAGGAAGCCGTCGAACTTGATGACCTGACCAGAAGCGCGCAGCTCCAGCACGCGCGCGCCGGCCTTCGCCTCGATATCAACGGTGGTGCGCTCGAGCTCGGCCGCTTCCATCTGGCTGGCGATCGTGCGCTTCCAGATCAACTCATAGAGCCGCGCCTGGTCGGGGTCGAGCCGGCGGCCGATCGAGGCGGGACGGCGCGACAGGTCGGTCGGGCGGATCGCTTCATGCGCTTCCTGCGCGTTCTTGGCCTTGGTCTGGTACTGGCGCGGAGCGCCCGGCACATAGGCGTTGCCATAATCCTCGCCGATCACCTTGCGCGCCTGCGTGATGGCCTCGTTGGCGATCTGCACGCCGTCGGTTCGCATATAGGTAATGAGACCGGTGGTTTCGCCGCCGATGTCGATGCCCTCATAAAGACGCTGCGCGATGCGCATGGTGTGCGCCGGCGCGAAGCCGAGCTTGCGGCTGGCTTCCTGCTGCAGCGTCGAAGTGGTGAAGGGAGCCTGCGGGTTGCGCCGCGCGGGCTTCGCCTCGACGGTTGCGACCTTGAAGGTGGCGGCCTCGATCGCCTTCCTGAAGTCTTCGGCCTCCGCGCCGGAGCCGATGTCGAGCCGCTGGATCTTCTTGCCGTCGGCACCGACCAGGCGCGCCTCGAAGGCTTCGCCGCGCGGGGTGAGCAGGGTGGCGATCAGCGACCAGTATTCTCTGGGGACGAACTTCTCGATCTCAAGCTCGCGGTCGCAGACCAGCCGCAGCGCGACGGACTGCACGCGGCCCGCCGAGCGGGCGCCGGGCAGCTTGCGCCACAGCACCGGGGAGAGGGTGAAGCCGACCAGGTAATCGAGCGCACGGCGCGCCATGTAGGCGTCGACCAGCGCGCCGTCGATCTGGCGCGGTGCCTTCATCGCCTCGGAGACGGCCTGCTTGGTGATGGCGTTGAACACCACGCGCTCGACCCTCTGGTCCTTCAGCGCGCGCTTCTCCTTCATCACCTCCAGCACGTGCCAGGAGATCGCCTCGCCCTCGCGATCAGGGTCGGTTGCGAGAATCAGGCGGTCGGCACCCTTCAGCGCCTTGGCGATGTCGTTCAGCCGGCCGGCAGCCTTGGCGTCCACCTCCCAAATCATCTGGAAATTGGCGTCCGGATCGACGGAACCGTTCTTCGCCGGGAGGTCGCGGACATGGCCGAACGACGCCAGGACCTCGTAGGAGGCCCCCAGATATTTGTTGATCGTCTTGGCCTTGGCCGGCGACTCCACAATGACGATATTCATGTCATTCCAATAGCTTACGGGAAAACTTAAAGGCGGATTCCGCTAGACTCGCGGCCCGCCGTTTCGGGGCGAACATGGGTGCTGAGGCGGCCCCTGTCAAATCGACAGATATTGAAAGGGCAGGTTTGGGTAGCAAAATCCTACCTCAAAGGTTGAAAAATGCGCCCTAGAGTTGTGGCCGGAAAGGGCGTATCTGTTGTTCCATCGGGTGGAATGGAAGGGGCTTCTTGATCAGGGCAGGAGGCGGCCGGAAGCGGACAGCGTCCGGCCGGCAGCGATCGGCAGGCGACGAGACAGGTGGGGAGGGCAGCCCGGATGACGTCCTGGTCCTGATTGGAGCGGCTGCGACCGAACTCGCGAAACTCGCCCAACGCCACAAATTCGAGGTCCTTGACCGCCTGCTTGCCATGGCGCGGCTGGAAGCCGACGAGCAACTGCGCTTGCGCAGCCGGCGCAAGCTGTCGTGAGAGCTCTCCCGAGTCGTCCCTGCGAAAGCCGCGACCCGCAACCGCGAGGCGTTGTTGCCATCGTCGTCCCGGGAAAGGCCCGGACTCATACGCCGCGGCTGACGTCGTACGCGGGACTCTCCGTTCGTCGTCCTGGCGAAACAGGCCGTGCAAAAATGTCGGCGCGGTGCCTGGAGCTGAGAACGAGGAGGGCACCCTCAAGCTGGACAGGGCCGGAGCGCCTTGAGCAGAGCGGGTACGCTCTTGATGGCAATCAGTCTCTTGAGGTTGTAGGCGATGATGCTGAGCGCCAGTTCGGCTTTGGCTTTGCGCAATCCGCGGACGAGGAAGCGCGGGGTTCCCATCAACCATTTGATGGTCGCGAACGGATGCTCGGCGACTTCGCGGCGGAGCCTCATCCAGCTTGGATCGGCGATCGCCCGCTGATGCATGGCCTCGCGGTCATCGTCATGGAAGCCGCGCACGATGATCCGCTGCGCCGCCTCGGTGCATTGCGATTTCAGCGGACAGGCCGGGCAGGCTTGCGTCCGATATTCCTTCTTCTGTTTGGTGTGGGAGGTCTTGAAGAGTTGGAGGACCTCACCGGCAGGGCAACCCCAGCTGTCGCTCTCTCGGGCGTAGCTGAACTGATCGCGGCTGAAGTATTGCTTGCCCTTCGGATTGACCCGCTCGCCATGCGGTACGATCGCGGTGATCCCGTCCTGCTCACATTGCTTGCCGTGCGCGCCGTTGGCATAGCCGGTATCGGCAACGACGCTCACCTGATCGGCGCCGACGGCCGCCTTGCCCTGCCGGGCCATCGGGTGGAGTTGCTGCAGATCGTTGCCCTCGTTGGTCAGATCGAACGCAACGATCATGTCATGCTGGGCATCGACCGCGATCTGTGCATTGTAGGCAACCTGATGGCCGCGCGGCGTGCGCATGAGCTTGGCCTCAGGCTCACCCAGCACCTTCTGCTTGAGCCCTTCCTGAACCAGCTGTTCGGCCTGCTGCTGCAATTCAGCCCGCTGAGCCCTCAACGCGGCAAGGGCTGCAGCCACGTCGGTCTTGGTCGGCTCAAGCGGCGTCTCCTCGGCGTCGGCCTCATCCATCGCCGTCAGGTAGTCGGCGATCTTGCGCTCGATCGCCGCATCCCGCTCCGCAAGCTTCGCCTTGGTGATCACCTGCTTGCGGCTCGCCGCCGCAGCAATCTTGCTCCCGTCGATCGCCAGGACTTCGCCTCCAAACACCGATTGCTCGCGGCAGAACTTTATAAAGGCCCGGCAGACCCCGGCAATCGCCTCAGGATAGTCCTTGCGGAAGTCCGCAATGGTCTTGAACACCGGCCTCACCCGGTTGATCAGCCAGAACACTTCGACATTGCGCCGAGCCTCACGCTCAAGCCGCCGGCTCGAACGCATCTGGTTCAGATACCCGTAGACATAAAGCTTCAACAGATCGCGCGGATCGTAAGGCGGCCGCCCCGTCGCCTCCGCCTCAACGTTCGAGAAACCCAGCCCGGCAAGGTCCAGGCTGTCCACAAAACCGTCAATGACGCGCACCGCGCTGTCTGCCGCGATCACCTCGTCCAACGTCTCGGGATACAACGTCGCCTGATAGCGCGATTGGCCAACGATGTGTGCCATCCTGCCCCCGAATCCGTCTCTGCCTCCCAAATCCAACATCAGACCGTGGTTTTTGCACGGCCTGGAAAGCCAGGACCATAACCACCGCAGTTGCTGATGAACGGGATCGTTGCCCCCGCATCGCGCAACAATCAATATTCGCGGTAATGGGTCCTGGCCTTCGCCGGGACGAAGCCGAGTGTGTTGCGCATTTTGTAGCTCACGCACCCGCATTCTCGCGACGTGAATCGTCCGAGCTTTGCATCTTCGTTTCGCCCTCTCAGTTAGCAGAGGGCGCAGGGAAAGCCGGGTGCCGATCGCACCCATGGGTCCCGTGCAACAAAAAAAGCACGGGAGGTAGGACCACAGGTGAAACCGGAGCAATCCCGGCTTTCCCTGCGCGATGGTTTTACGGCTTATACGTGCTCTCCCCGGCGAGACTGGGCTTTGTTGTCACCGTCTTTGCAAAAGCGCTTCGCGCTTTGCAAGGAGACACCTGCCACTAGGGCGTCAGGCCTGCACGACTTCACCGTCGGTGCCGTCTGGGATGTGGTTGGAATCCGGAGTGGCGTAATCTCCGACATCGCGAAGCTATCTGATTACGCGGCGAGGTCAATTGGTTGATCGATGGGCTTTGTGGCGAGCGTTTTCCAGCCATCGACCTTGCGCATGTTGATCTGGCCGGAAGCGAGCAAAGCCCAGAACAACATTGCCGCGGTGTCCGCTGATGGCAACACGGTCTGCGTCTTGATCCGTCGCTTGAACTCTTCGTGCAGCCGCTCGATCGCATTCGTAACCGGTATAAGATTCTCGGTGCTGATGTTCGCTGCGGCTTTCAAGATCGTGGCGTATGGTGCGACCATCCGGGACAGAGGCACCGGGAGCACGAAGGTGTGGGCAGGCCGTTGCGTACGATGAGCTGCGAGCTCGAGTTAGTAGCTGGCCGCCTCTACGACTAGCCCGGTTGCGCCGTGAGCGCGGATCCGTAGTTGTCGTGTCGCCCACCGTTCCCGTCATATGACAGGAGGTGCAAATGCGACGCGTAATCGGAATGGATATCCACCGAACTTTCGGCGAGGTGGTTTTCTGGGAAGACGGCAGACTTCGACCGGCCGGTCGCGTCGATATGACCCGCACGGCACTGGAGGGCTTTGGCAAAAGCCTTCAACCGATAGACGAGGTGGTGATCGAAGCGACCGGCAACTGCATGGCGGTGTCACGGGTGCTGTCGCCGTTCGTGAAGCGGGTGGTCATCGCCAACCCATTGCAGGTGAAGGCAATCGCGCATGCCCATGTGAAGACTGACAAGGTCGACGCGGGCACGCTGGCCAGCTTGTACGCGGCCGGCTATCTGCCGGAAATCTGGACGCCGGACGCGGCCACAGAACGGCTGCGCAGGCTGATCGCTCGGCGTTACCAGGTCGTGCGGCATCGGACCCGGATCAAGAACGAAGTGCACGCAATCCTTCATGCGCACCTGATCCCAAAATGTCCGCACGCCGATTTATTCAACGGCCGCGGCCGCGATTGGCTGGCGCACCAGCCAGTACCCGACGACGAACGGGATGCTATTGAGCGGCATGTGCGCGAGCTCGATCGGCTCGCCGAAGATCTCACGATCCTCGATCGGGAGATCGCTACAAACACGCTGGACGACGGCTCGGTCAGGCGGCTGCTGACGATCACCGGCGTCAATCTGGCGGTGGCGGCCGGGTTGATGGCGGCAATTGGCGATATCACGCGCTTCAAGAGCCCGCAGAAACTGGTCAGCTACTTCGGGCTCAATCCGCGTGTGCACCAGTCGGGCCTCGGTGCCGCTCATCATGGCCGGATCAGCAAGGTCGGACGCAGCCACGCCCGGGCCATGCTGGTAGAAGCCGCCTGGGCTGCCGCCAAGGCACCCGGACCGCTCCACGCTTTCTTCGTGCACATCCGCGCCAGACGGGGCCATCAAGTGGCCGCCGTCGCCGTAGCGCGCAAGCTGACCGTCCTGTGCTGGCATCTGCTGACGAACGAAGAGGATTACCTCTGGGCCCGGCCCAGTCTTGTCGCTCACAAGATGCGCGGCATGGAGTTACAGGCTGGGCGAGCGCAGAAAAAAGGCAACACGCGCGGCTCTACCTACGCGTACAATATCAAACAACTCCGCGATCAGGAGATGCACGTCGCCGAGCAAGCGCAGAGAAGGTATGAGCACTTTGTCGAAGCTTGGCGCCCGCGCCCGCCAAAAGAAAAGGCGCGCGGGCGCCTCAACCCGGCAGGGCACAGATAGGGCTGCCCTGCGACGCTTACAGCCGACGCGCCGCTCTTCGCCACGAGGTCACCCGCGCACGACAATAACGATCGCCTGTTCGGGCTAGTTCCCATGCCCCTGGGACACTGGGCCGGTGAGTCATTGTGTTCTTTCCAGGCCCGATCCGATCGAGGATGCCGCCGTGCTCGGGCCGGTCAAGGCCAAGCCTTGCGGTGGCCGCAAACTGCGGCCAGCCTTGACCGCCCCTGCGCGCGGCAGCTGCGAGATGGGCGGTCGGGACGGAAGAATGCCCGCGGCGCGGTCGAACAAAAGAATGCATCTTCCGGAGCCCGCTAAAAACTGCTTGTCGATCTCATCCGTGGTGCGTGCGCTCTTCCATTGACTCGGCGGCAGTCGCATGAAGGTGAAGAGCCGGTCGCCGGCTTCCTGCAGGCTGTCGGCCACCGCACGATGCTTGAGCCGCCATTTGCGGATGAAGGCCCTGCACCGCGCCTCGATCTCCTCGCGAGTCGCCCCGTAGATCATGTCGTTGTAGTCGGCGGTGATCTCCTCATGCAGGCGCTCGGGCGCATGCGCCAACAGATTGCGGTGCTTGTGGACCGTGCAGCGCTGTACCGGCACGCCATCCCAGACGACGGCGATCGCAGCCTCAAGCCCCGGCGCGCCGTCGACGATGAGGAACTCGGGTCGCCGCAGCCCACGCCGGATAAGATCGTCGAGCACGGCACGCCAGGCTTCGGTGCGCTCGCCACCCATACTCTTGATCGCGAGCAACACTTTCTGACCGTCCGCACGCACGCCGATGACGACCAGCAGCGAGATGGCGGTCGCCTTGCGGTCGAGCCGCACCCGCACCACGGTGCCGTCGAGGATCAATCGCACGATCGGCTCCGCGGCCAGCGAGCGGGCATTCCAGGCGTCCCAGTCGCTCTTCACCTTGCGCCAGACCCGGCTCACCGTGTCCTTGCCGACCGCGCCAGCGAACAAAGCGCTGAGCGCCCGGCGCACCCGGCGCGTGTTGGTGCCGGCCAGGTAGCAGCTGGCGATCAGCGCGTCGGCGGCCAGCGTGCGGCGCTGATAGGTCCGCAGCGATTGGCTCTTCCACTCGGTGGTCTTGCCGTCGGCCGTGTTGAGCCGCGCGCGCGGGACCGCGATCTCAATCGGCCCGAAGCTACCGGTCAGCGACCGTGTCCGGCTGCCGTGCCGATGGCCCGTAATGCCGGGCGTTTCTTCGTGGCGGGCCTTCTTGCTGCGTTCGTAGCGGGGGCGCGCAAGGGCCGCATCGAGCTCGCCGCGGATCAATTCTTCGATGAACTCTCGCGCCCGTTCCCGCACTGCGCTTTCGATCGGATCGAACCAATCGTCGAAAAGCTGGGGAGCCGGTTCCCCTTCACACTGCGGCGAGTGCGTGTTCGTGATATTGCTGCTCATGGCGTGGTCTCCGATCCGACGCTCCAACGCCGGATGATTCGAGGTTGATCACCTCGGAGACTACGCCACCCTTAATTTCAACCAATCCCGCGACGGGACCTCACCGTCCGCCGCATGCGCACTCGTCAGTTGCACGTGAGGCGTCCACCGCATCTCGACCCAACACTCGTGACGATCGCGAAGCACCCCTCAAGCGGGTGAGACGGGCCATTCATACACTGAGTTGCATTTCTGTAAAACAGAAATATTTTGTGAGCGGGGTCTTGCGCCGTCGGGCAAATCAGTGCCAAGGGCAAGCCTCCATCCTCCTCCGTCATTCCGGGTTCTTGCTTCGTGAGTCCCGGAATGACGACGGAGGGAGCTTTCGTTACGCCGACGCGCGCCGGACGCGCTTCGCCACCGGCCGCGGCTTCAGCGCGGTGTCGGCGGCATCAAGCACGCGCCCGTCCTGCGAATATAGCGCGAGCTTTTTCACTGGCTTGCCCTTGTCGCGGTCGACAAGGATGGTCGCGATCTCGTCCGGATGCTCGTCGAACTGCTCGCTCCATTGCCGGAGCGCGACCAGGATCGGGAAGATCCCGCGGCCCTTTGGCGTCAGCACATATTCCTGATAGGCGCTGCCGTCGGAGGCGGGGACCATCTTCAGGATGCCGCGCTCGACGAGCGCGCGTAGCCGCACGGCGAGGATGTTCTTGGCAAGACCGAGGCTCGCCTGGAATTCCCCGAAGCGGCGCCGGCCGAGGCTGGCGTCGCGGATGATCAGCAACGACCACCAGTCGCCGAACACGTCGAGCGCCCGCGCGATCGGGCAGGCATCGCCCGCAAGGCTGGTTCGTTTCACCACGTCTGTCTCCGGCAAAGGGCGTGTGATCACGGCCTTTTGTGGTTGCATTATTAAACCAGGTACCTTACGTGGGCAATAAGGTTTAATAATGCAACCACTATTGGAGGCGGATATGAGACTGGCGAACAAGACGGCGTTGATCACCGGCGGCAACAGCGGCATCGGCCTTGCGACCGCGAAACTGTTCGTGGCGGAGGGTGCCAAGGTCGTCATCACCGGGCGCAACCGGGAGACGCTCGCGGCGGCGGCGAAGCAACTCGGGCCGAACGCGCTTGCGGTGGCGGCCGATGCCACCGACGTCGCGGCGTTGGAAGCCGCCGCGAAGCAGGGCGCGGAAAAATTCGGCAAGTACGACATCGTGTTTGCGAATGCCGGCATTCCCGGCCAGACGCCGGTCGGCGGCACCACGCTTTCGGCCTTCGAAAACGTAATCCGGACCAATCTCACCGGCGTGTTCTTCACCGTGCAGGCGGCCGCGCCCTATCTCAACGACGGTGCGTCCATCATCCTCAACGGTTCGGTGATCTCGGTGCTCGGCAATCCCGGCTATTCGGCCTATGCCGCGAGCAAGGCCGGCGTGCGTGCGATGGCGCGGGTGATGGCATCGGAACTCTCGCCGCGCGGAATCCGCGTCAACGTGGTGGCGCCGGGCGCCGTGCGCACGCCGATCTGGGGCGCCGCGATCGCGACGCCGGAAGCGGAGAAAATGTTCGAGGCGCGGATCTCCCAGTCGACGCCGCTCGGGCGCATTGGTGAACCGGATCACATTTCGAAGACGGTGCTGTTCCTCGCGTCGGACGATTCCGCGCATTTGCAAGGGCAGGAACTGTTCGTCGACGGCGGCGCGACGGCATCGCCCGCAGGCGCGCCGATCTATCGCGGCTAAAACTGTTTCTCATGGTAAAAAGACGGCCGGTGTGAAGCGGATCACACCGGCCAATTTCGTGCGGAACTATCATGCCGCGCACAAGGCATTGAACCTTTGACGTATTCCCCGGACTCCTGAATGGGCGGGGAATTTTTTACCACCGATTCATTTGGAGTGCCGTCATGCCGAAAGCAGCCCGCATTTCCAGTTCGATTCCGGTTTCGTCTTCATCCGAAAATTCAGATACATCACAATTTGTCACGGTCGCGCTGTTTTCCGGCATTGGCTTGTTGATCTCGCTCGTCGCCGTCATCCTCGGCATACAGGGCGTTTGGCTTTGAAGTGATCAGCCTGAACGACCTGCCACAGTTAACGCTGCGGCAGGCGCTTGTTCGCGTCAAGCCGCGTTGAGGCTGCTCGCGGCCTGCAGCGCGCCCGCGACGGCTCTTTCACGATGGTCGGGGCCGACCTGGATGCCGTCGGCGGAAATGAACTCGAGATTCTTGACGCCGATGAAGCCGAACACCCCGCGCAGATAGGTTTCGAGATGCTCGAGCGCGGCCATCGGCGTGCCGGCGCCGTAATAGCCGCCGCGCGAGATCGCGATGACGACGCGCTTGTTGCCGGCCAGTCCCTCGACGCCGGCGGCGCCGTATTTGAAGGTCTTGCCTGCCACCAGGACGCGGTCGATCCAGGCCTTCAGTTGCGAAGGGATCGTGAAGTTGTACATGGGCGCGCCGATCACGACGATGTCGGCATCCAGAAACTCCGTGAGCACCGCCTGTCCGGCGGCGATATCGTCACGCAGCGCGGGTTCCGGGGCCGCGCCCTGGCCAGCGGTCAGGTGCGAGCCGGTGAGGTGGGCGAGCGGGGTCTGCGTCAGGTCGCGATAGGTCACAACGAGGCCGGGATTGGCCTGGCGCAGCCGCTCGACGGCGGCGGCGGAGACCTGGCGGCTGACGGAGTGGGGGCCGAGGACCGAGGAATCGAGATGCAGAAGTTTCATGGCAGGGGTCACCTTTGGTATAGGTTTGTAACTGGCGCTATATGAGTGACCGTCCTAAATCTCCGCAAGAACGCACAATTTTGAAACCCGAGCACAGAAATGAGACCCGAGCACATCTGTGTGCCTGCCCTGCCGCCCCAGCCCGACCCCGACCACAGCGATTGCCGCGCTGTCGCTTCGGTGCTGGCCCGCATCGGCGACAAATGGAGCGTGTTCGTGATCATGATGCTGATCGATGGCCCGCGGCGGTTCAACGAGTTGAAGCGGATGATCAACGGCATCTCGCAGCGGATGCTGACGCTGACGCTGCGTGGGCTGGAGCGCGACGGCCTCGTGACGCGCACGATCTTCCCAACCATCCCACCGCGGGTGGACTACGAGCTGACCGATCTGGGCCGCGGCCTCGCGGAGCCGATCAAGGCGCTCGGCGAATGGGCCTTCGCGCATCTGCCGGAGATCGAAGGCGCGCGCACGCAATTCGACGCGCGCAACGGCGAGTGATGTTGTTGTGAGGAGTGCACGATGCCTGTCTCCCTCGCCCCGCTCTTGCGGGGAGAGGGTGGGGTGAGGGGCTCGTTCCGCGGTCCTTAGCGATGAAGAGTACGCGGAGATTCCCCTCACCCGGAATTCAAGCTCCGCTTGAATTCCGACCTCTCCCCGCAAGAGCGGGGCGAGGTGGATTTCGAAACTTGCGCTGAATAGCTAAATCATCGACACCAGGCCGCCGCCGTGGCGCTCGAGCTTGCCGGCGAGCTCGAGTTCGAGCAGCACCGCGCGGACGATCGCGGGTGGCACATCGGCCATCCGGATCAGATCGTCGAGGCTGATCGGGCTCGGACCCAGCAGGTTGACGATGCGGGCGCGGTCGGACGCATCGGTGGCGAAATCCAGCGGTTCGTCGTCCTCGCGCGCGCCGAGCATGACCGGCCGCTCCATGATCGGCGTGACGGCGTTGATGATGTCGGCGGCCTCGGTGACCAGCGTCGCGCCCTGCTTGATCAGATCGTTGGTGCCGGCGGCGCGCGGATCGATCGGCGAGCCTGGCACGGCAAACACCTCGCGGCCTTGTTCGGCTGCCATCCGCGCCGTGATCAGCGAGCCCGAGCGATGCGCGGCCTCGACGATGACGACGCCGAGCGACGCGCCCGAGATCAGCCGGTTGCGGCGGGGAAAATCGCGTGCCCGCGGCACATGGCCGAGCGGCATCTCGGAGATCGCGGCACCCTGATCGAGCAGTGCGGCCAAGAGGTCCTCATGTTCGGGCGGATAGATCCTGTCATGACCGCCGGCGAGCGCGGCGACCGTTCCGCTTGCGATCGTCGCGCGATGGGCCGCCTGGTCGATGCCGCGGGCGAGGCCGGAAATCACGACAAAACCGGCGTCGCCGAGATCGCGCGCCAATTGGCCGGCAAACTTCAGGCCGGCGCCTGAGGCGTTGCGCGAACCGACGATCCCGATCATCGGCCGCGTCAGCACCTCGAGTGCACCGCGCACGCCGAGCAGCGGCGGGGCGTCGTCGATGCTGGCGAGCCGCGAGGGATAGTGCGCTTCGCCGGGCGCAACGAGATCGATGCCGAACTTTGTGCAGGCGGCGAGCTCGGCGCTCGCGTCGGCTTCGCTGCAGATGCGCCCCACGCCCGATGCGCCGCCGCGGCGGCAAGATCGGGCAGGTGCTCCAGCGCGCTGGCGGCATCGCCGAAATGGCGCAGCAGCGATGCAAAAGTGCGCGGGCCGACATTGTCGGAGCGGATCAGCCTGAGGCGGTTGAGCCGTTCGGCGTCGGAGAGCTTGTGCGGACGGTCGTGCATGCGGGATCCAGCTTCGCCCAAGAGGGGATTGTGATCAACGGCCTCATTGGCACACCCGGCGCAACGCGCTACGTACAACGGCCGACAGCAGCAGGGGGCGCGCCATGATCTCACTCGCCGATCTTCAACAGCGGATCGAACAGGGCGCGGTTTCGCCCGAGGCGGCCATCGGCCAATCGCTGGACGCGATCCGCGCGGATCACAAGACCATCGG
The DNA window shown above is from Bradyrhizobium sp. ISRA464 and carries:
- a CDS encoding helix-turn-helix domain-containing protein, with product MRPEHICVPALPPQPDPDHSDCRAVASVLARIGDKWSVFVIMMLIDGPRRFNELKRMINGISQRMLTLTLRGLERDGLVTRTIFPTIPPRVDYELTDLGRGLAEPIKALGEWAFAHLPEIEGARTQFDARNGE
- a CDS encoding glucose 1-dehydrogenase; translated protein: MRLANKTALITGGNSGIGLATAKLFVAEGAKVVITGRNRETLAAAAKQLGPNALAVAADATDVAALEAAAKQGAEKFGKYDIVFANAGIPGQTPVGGTTLSAFENVIRTNLTGVFFTVQAAAPYLNDGASIILNGSVISVLGNPGYSAYAASKAGVRAMARVMASELSPRGIRVNVVAPGAVRTPIWGAAIATPEAEKMFEARISQSTPLGRIGEPDHISKTVLFLASDDSAHLQGQELFVDGGATASPAGAPIYRG
- a CDS encoding helix-turn-helix domain-containing protein; the encoded protein is MVKRTSLAGDACPIARALDVFGDWWSLLIIRDASLGRRRFGEFQASLGLAKNILAVRLRALVERGILKMVPASDGSAYQEYVLTPKGRGIFPILVALRQWSEQFDEHPDEIATILVDRDKGKPVKKLALYSQDGRVLDAADTALKPRPVAKRVRRASA
- the topA gene encoding type I DNA topoisomerase, translated to MNIVIVESPAKAKTINKYLGASYEVLASFGHVRDLPAKNGSVDPDANFQMIWEVDAKAAGRLNDIAKALKGADRLILATDPDREGEAISWHVLEVMKEKRALKDQRVERVVFNAITKQAVSEAMKAPRQIDGALVDAYMARRALDYLVGFTLSPVLWRKLPGARSAGRVQSVALRLVCDRELEIEKFVPREYWSLIATLLTPRGEAFEARLVGADGKKIQRLDIGSGAEAEDFRKAIEAATFKVATVEAKPARRNPQAPFTTSTLQQEASRKLGFAPAHTMRIAQRLYEGIDIGGETTGLITYMRTDGVQIANEAITQARKVIGEDYGNAYVPGAPRQYQTKAKNAQEAHEAIRPTDLSRRPASIGRRLDPDQARLYELIWKRTIASQMEAAELERTTVDIEAKAGARVLELRASGQVIKFDGFLALYQESRDDEEDEDSRRLPAMSEGEAVKRQSLAVTQHFTEPPPRFSEASLVKRMEELGIGRPSTYASILQVLKDRGYVKLEKKRLHGEDKGRVVVAFLENFFSRYVEYDFTADLEEQLDRISNNEISWQQVLKDFWEDFIGAVNDIKDLRVAEVLDALDEMLGPHIYPPRADGGDPRQCPTCGTGRLNLKAGKFGAFVGCSNYPECRYTRPLAADGAESADRILGKDPETGLDVAVKAGRFGPYIQLGEQKDYEEGEKPKRAGIPKGTSPGDVDLELALKLLSLPREVGKHPETGQPITAGLGRFGPFVKHEKTYASLEAGDEVFDIGLNRAVTLIAEKVAKGPSGRRFGADPGKPLGDHPTLGAVALKNGRYGAYVTAGGVNATIPSDRAPDEVTLAEAIALIDERAAKGGGKAKAKKTKAAKPAKSEAKSAKANGDAEAKPAKKAAAKKAAAKPKSDATSKARAPVSSGAKTSAAKPAASTKAPAKKSAGKARG
- a CDS encoding NAD(P)H-dependent oxidoreductase codes for the protein MKLLHLDSSVLGPHSVSRQVSAAAVERLRQANPGLVVTYRDLTQTPLAHLTGSHLTAGQGAAPEPALRDDIAAGQAVLTEFLDADIVVIGAPMYNFTIPSQLKAWIDRVLVAGKTFKYGAAGVEGLAGNKRVVIAISRGGYYGAGTPMAALEHLETYLRGVFGFIGVKNLEFISADGIQVGPDHRERAVAGALQAASSLNAA
- a CDS encoding IS110 family transposase → MDIHRTFGEVVFWEDGRLRPAGRVDMTRTALEGFGKSLQPIDEVVIEATGNCMAVSRVLSPFVKRVVIANPLQVKAIAHAHVKTDKVDAGTLASLYAAGYLPEIWTPDAATERLRRLIARRYQVVRHRTRIKNEVHAILHAHLIPKCPHADLFNGRGRDWLAHQPVPDDERDAIERHVRELDRLAEDLTILDREIATNTLDDGSVRRLLTITGVNLAVAAGLMAAIGDITRFKSPQKLVSYFGLNPRVHQSGLGAAHHGRISKVGRSHARAMLVEAAWAAAKAPGPLHAFFVHIRARRGHQVAAVAVARKLTVLCWHLLTNEEDYLWARPSLVAHKMRGMELQAGRAQKKGNTRGSTYAYNIKQLRDQEMHVAEQAQRRYEHFVEAWRPRPPKEKARGRLNPAGHR
- a CDS encoding IS1182 family transposase, with protein sequence MAHIVGQSRYQATLYPETLDEVIAADSAVRVIDGFVDSLDLAGLGFSNVEAEATGRPPYDPRDLLKLYVYGYLNQMRSSRRLEREARRNVEVFWLINRVRPVFKTIADFRKDYPEAIAGVCRAFIKFCREQSVFGGEVLAIDGSKIAAAASRKQVITKAKLAERDAAIERKIADYLTAMDEADAEETPLEPTKTDVAAALAALRAQRAELQQQAEQLVQEGLKQKVLGEPEAKLMRTPRGHQVAYNAQIAVDAQHDMIVAFDLTNEGNDLQQLHPMARQGKAAVGADQVSVVADTGYANGAHGKQCEQDGITAIVPHGERVNPKGKQYFSRDQFSYARESDSWGCPAGEVLQLFKTSHTKQKKEYRTQACPACPLKSQCTEAAQRIIVRGFHDDDREAMHQRAIADPSWMRLRREVAEHPFATIKWLMGTPRFLVRGLRKAKAELALSIIAYNLKRLIAIKSVPALLKALRPCPA